From one Variovorax sp. PBL-H6 genomic stretch:
- a CDS encoding leucine-rich repeat-containing protein kinase family protein, giving the protein MTAGRPPGGGRTAGEGAATPTTLDLLCSGQLAGARRLALRCELTEFPREIFALADTLEELDLSGNALSTLPEDLARLHRLRVLFCSNNHFTELPAALGRCGSLEMIGFKANRIRTLPAEALPPALRWLILTDNEIDALPPAIGRCTQIQKLMLAGNRLQTLPPELAGCRALELLRISANRLDGLPDWLPALPRLAWLAFAGNPFDERAEAAAVEAAAIPRVDWQRLSLHGKLGEGASGVIHRADWAQEDGSVLAVAVKLFKGEVTSDGWPHSEMAACIAAGTHPNLIAVEGRVQDHPDGRSGLVLSLVDPRFRNLAGPPSLDSCTRDVYADDASWPVTTALRLASGIASAAAQLHARGIVHGDLYAHNILWDGEGNALLGDFGAASFLPPDNANQALALQRIEARAFGLLLGELRSRCRPASNADHAVLERWAELERRCTQPQVAERPRLAEIASALATA; this is encoded by the coding sequence ATGACCGCGGGCCGGCCGCCAGGAGGCGGTCGCACCGCGGGAGAAGGCGCGGCCACTCCCACCACGCTGGACCTGCTTTGTAGCGGGCAGCTGGCGGGGGCGCGACGGCTTGCGTTGCGTTGCGAGCTCACGGAGTTCCCGCGCGAGATCTTCGCGCTGGCCGACACGCTGGAGGAGCTCGACCTGTCGGGCAATGCACTGTCGACGCTGCCCGAGGACCTCGCCCGGCTCCACCGGCTGCGCGTGCTCTTCTGCTCGAACAACCACTTCACCGAACTGCCCGCCGCGCTGGGCCGGTGCGGCAGCCTGGAGATGATCGGCTTCAAGGCCAACCGCATCCGGACGCTGCCGGCCGAGGCGCTGCCGCCCGCGCTGCGCTGGCTGATCCTGACCGACAACGAGATCGACGCGCTGCCTCCCGCCATCGGCCGTTGTACGCAAATTCAAAAGTTGATGCTCGCCGGCAATCGCCTGCAGACCCTTCCACCCGAGCTGGCCGGCTGCCGAGCGCTGGAGCTGCTGCGCATCTCGGCCAATCGACTCGATGGCCTCCCAGACTGGCTGCCGGCCCTGCCCCGGCTCGCGTGGCTGGCCTTCGCAGGCAACCCCTTCGACGAGCGCGCGGAAGCCGCCGCCGTCGAGGCAGCGGCTATCCCGAGGGTCGACTGGCAGCGACTGTCGCTGCACGGCAAGTTGGGAGAAGGCGCCTCGGGCGTGATCCACCGAGCCGACTGGGCGCAGGAAGACGGCAGCGTTCTCGCGGTGGCCGTGAAGCTGTTCAAGGGCGAGGTCACGAGCGACGGCTGGCCGCACAGCGAGATGGCCGCCTGCATCGCCGCAGGCACGCATCCGAATCTGATTGCGGTCGAGGGACGGGTCCAGGACCACCCCGACGGCAGATCCGGCCTGGTGCTCTCGCTGGTGGACCCGCGTTTCCGCAACCTGGCGGGGCCGCCGAGCCTGGACTCCTGCACCCGCGACGTCTATGCCGACGACGCCAGCTGGCCGGTGACGACCGCCCTGCGGCTGGCCAGCGGCATCGCCTCGGCCGCCGCGCAGCTGCACGCGCGCGGCATCGTGCATGGCGACCTCTATGCCCACAACATCCTGTGGGATGGCGAGGGCAATGCCCTGCTGGGCGACTTCGGTGCCGCATCCTTCCTGCCGCCGGACAACGCGAATCAGGCCCTGGCGCTGCAGCGCATCGAGGCGCGCGCCTTCGGCCTGCTGCTCGGGGAGCTTCGCTCGCGCTGCCGCCCGGCGAGCAATGCGGACCACGCCGTGCTGGAACGATGGGCCGAGCTCGAAAGGCGCTGCACGCAGCCCCAGGTCGCCGAGCGCCCGCGGCTGGCCGAGATCGCCTCGGCGCTGGCCACCGCCTGA
- a CDS encoding pseudouridine synthase, which produces MPALPLPTRDGVGPSRVALPPGPWSTIAEFLVERFAAIPRAEWEARMRAGDVVDEHGIPVTPSRPYQPRLRVFYYRSLDNETLVPFEETVLFRDEHLLVVDKPHFLTVAPVGKYVQQSLLVRLQRKLGLDQLAPLHRIDRETAGLVLFSVQPATRHAYHALFAARAVTKGYEAIVPWHGTPALPVVRRSRVVDDTHFMRMREVEGEPNAETRFELLEARDGWARLFLSPLTGRRHQLRVHCAALGLPIRHDTLYPTLLPEGADDFDRPLQLLARSLAFRDPLDGRARAFESLRSLAL; this is translated from the coding sequence GTGCCCGCCTTGCCGCTGCCCACCCGCGACGGCGTCGGTCCGAGCCGGGTCGCGCTGCCGCCCGGCCCATGGTCCACCATTGCGGAGTTCCTGGTCGAGCGCTTCGCCGCCATTCCGCGCGCCGAGTGGGAGGCGCGCATGCGCGCGGGCGATGTGGTGGACGAGCACGGCATTCCCGTGACGCCGAGCCGGCCATACCAGCCGCGGCTGCGCGTCTTCTACTACCGATCGCTCGACAACGAGACGCTCGTGCCCTTCGAGGAGACGGTGCTGTTCCGCGATGAGCACCTCCTCGTGGTCGACAAGCCGCATTTCCTGACGGTGGCACCGGTGGGCAAGTACGTGCAGCAGAGCCTGCTGGTGCGCCTGCAACGCAAATTGGGGCTGGACCAGCTCGCGCCCCTGCATCGGATCGACCGCGAGACCGCAGGCCTGGTGCTGTTCTCGGTGCAGCCGGCCACACGCCATGCGTATCACGCGCTGTTCGCCGCGCGCGCCGTCACCAAGGGCTACGAGGCCATCGTGCCGTGGCACGGCACGCCGGCCCTGCCCGTCGTGCGCCGCAGCCGCGTGGTCGATGACACGCATTTCATGCGCATGCGCGAGGTGGAAGGCGAGCCCAACGCCGAGACCCGCTTCGAGCTGCTCGAGGCCCGCGACGGCTGGGCACGCCTGTTCCTGTCGCCGCTGACCGGCCGCCGTCATCAACTGCGCGTGCACTGCGCCGCGTTGGGCCTGCCGATCCGCCACGACACGCTCTATCCCACGCTGCTGCCGGAGGGCGCCGACGACTTCGATCGGCCGTTGCAGCTGCTGGCCAGGTCACTGGCCTTTCGCGACCCGCTCGACGGCCGGGCGCGCGCCTTCGAGAGCCTTCGCTCGCTCGCCCTCTGA
- a CDS encoding response regulator, whose amino-acid sequence MNVLMIDDHMMFLQGMKNLLSVLVPELRVETTGELSSAIKLVELAEFDLVLLDWHLADCNGEESIRRLRDGGCMARIVVLSGDTNATMIRNTVDLGAAGFIPKKYSSEMMVAALQQVLAGRIFLPLETLNAAPPPAMGSATAAGHDPRLAGLTPRQMDVYRAAARGLPNKLIARRLDIAESTVKAHLTAVYTALGVRNRTEAAYQASREGVRID is encoded by the coding sequence ATGAACGTACTGATGATCGACGACCACATGATGTTCCTGCAGGGCATGAAGAACCTGCTGAGCGTGCTGGTGCCGGAGCTGCGCGTGGAGACCACGGGCGAGCTGAGCAGCGCCATCAAGCTCGTGGAGCTGGCCGAGTTCGATCTTGTCCTGCTGGACTGGCACCTCGCCGACTGCAATGGCGAGGAATCGATCCGCCGGCTGCGCGATGGCGGCTGCATGGCACGCATCGTGGTGCTGTCGGGCGACACCAACGCCACCATGATCCGCAACACGGTGGATCTGGGCGCAGCCGGGTTCATTCCCAAGAAGTACAGCTCGGAAATGATGGTCGCAGCCCTCCAGCAGGTGCTGGCCGGCCGCATCTTCCTGCCATTGGAGACCCTCAATGCGGCACCACCACCGGCCATGGGAAGCGCCACGGCCGCTGGCCATGACCCGCGGCTCGCCGGCCTCACGCCGCGCCAGATGGACGTCTACCGCGCGGCCGCGCGCGGGCTGCCGAACAAGCTGATCGCGCGCCGGCTCGACATCGCCGAATCCACCGTCAAGGCGCACCTCACCGCGGTCTACACCGCGCTGGGCGTGCGCAACAGGACGGAGGCCGCCTACCAGGCCTCGCGCGAGGGCGTGCGCATTGACTGA
- a CDS encoding hybrid sensor histidine kinase/response regulator gives MTEAIPAPMPLSAASRDARIGQRVLERRLQLILQYSRRLPLNYLGYILVAFIVWRQGVEFWPWAWLVLTGAVMVYRWRMGLAVERAAPDRQLQCLPRLLRGFDYNGVSTASIVPFAFYAHGDFAPMAVAAVLMAGCTIGAASVAGSQRAFVGFCTLTFCCLAAGWAWRGGAIGYMFAAGILLVYFMLLATVKDQGRMLHKLMNVLDDNAVLSEAVRQERDRATAASEAKTRFFAAASHDLRQPLHALSINATTLDILARRSSDPLLKEVSRGIASALRQSSGLLDGLLDISRLDAHTTEARFAPHDIGAVLRASRDEYAALAAQQGIFLKAMVPKTPLWGLTDADQLIRIVGNLVNNAIKFTTRGGVTLSAEAADDGRVLVRVSDSGPGIPEHERERVFEEFYQIGNPSRDRSQGLGLGLAIVRRTAELLKIEIKLDSEPGRGTTFTLHLAPAMPLDETHPEAATAQARASDGTRLAVLLVDDEAEVLSAMCTYLHQLGWLVKGVSTGAKALQALAEGFEPDVVVVDYRLRDETGLDVIARVRQQRPALPAVIVTGETAPSRFQEFSTAVARILHKPLDGDKLARTLQEVVLALDEDEAQEPLAPR, from the coding sequence TTGACTGAAGCCATTCCGGCGCCGATGCCGCTGTCCGCGGCCTCGCGCGATGCACGCATCGGCCAGCGCGTTCTGGAGCGCCGGCTGCAGTTGATCCTCCAATACTCGCGACGCCTGCCGCTCAATTACCTGGGCTACATACTGGTCGCCTTCATCGTCTGGCGTCAGGGCGTGGAGTTCTGGCCGTGGGCCTGGCTGGTGCTGACCGGCGCCGTCATGGTGTACCGCTGGCGCATGGGCCTCGCGGTGGAGCGCGCCGCACCGGACAGGCAACTGCAGTGCCTGCCGCGCCTGCTGCGCGGCTTCGACTACAACGGCGTGTCGACCGCCAGCATCGTCCCGTTCGCCTTCTACGCGCACGGCGACTTCGCGCCGATGGCAGTGGCCGCCGTGCTGATGGCCGGCTGCACCATCGGCGCCGCCTCGGTCGCCGGCTCGCAACGCGCCTTCGTCGGCTTCTGCACCCTCACCTTCTGTTGTCTTGCGGCCGGCTGGGCCTGGCGCGGCGGCGCCATCGGCTACATGTTCGCCGCCGGCATCCTGCTCGTCTATTTCATGCTCCTGGCCACCGTGAAGGACCAGGGGCGCATGCTGCACAAGCTCATGAACGTGCTCGACGACAACGCAGTACTGTCCGAAGCCGTGCGCCAGGAACGCGACCGCGCCACCGCAGCCAGCGAGGCCAAGACGCGCTTCTTCGCGGCGGCTAGCCATGACCTGCGCCAGCCGCTGCACGCGTTGTCCATCAATGCGACCACGCTGGACATCCTGGCGCGCCGTTCGTCCGACCCGCTGCTCAAGGAAGTGAGCCGCGGCATCGCAAGCGCGCTACGCCAGAGCAGCGGCTTGCTCGATGGCCTGCTGGACATCTCGCGGCTGGATGCCCACACCACCGAGGCCAGGTTCGCTCCGCACGACATCGGCGCCGTGCTGCGCGCCTCGCGCGACGAGTACGCAGCGCTCGCGGCGCAGCAGGGCATCTTCCTGAAGGCGATGGTGCCGAAGACGCCGCTGTGGGGGTTGACCGATGCAGACCAGCTGATCCGCATCGTCGGCAACCTGGTGAACAACGCGATCAAGTTCACCACCCGCGGTGGCGTGACGCTGTCGGCCGAAGCCGCTGACGATGGCCGAGTGCTGGTGCGGGTGAGCGACAGCGGCCCCGGCATTCCGGAGCACGAGCGCGAGCGGGTGTTCGAGGAGTTCTACCAGATCGGCAATCCCTCGCGCGACCGCAGCCAGGGCCTGGGCCTCGGCCTGGCGATCGTGCGGCGCACAGCCGAGCTGCTGAAGATCGAGATCAAGCTGGACAGCGAACCCGGCCGCGGCACCACCTTTACCCTGCACCTCGCCCCCGCCATGCCGCTGGACGAGACCCATCCCGAAGCCGCGACAGCCCAGGCGCGCGCCTCCGACGGCACGCGACTGGCGGTGCTGCTGGTGGACGACGAGGCCGAGGTGCTGTCCGCGATGTGCACCTACTTGCATCAGCTGGGCTGGTTGGTGAAGGGCGTGTCGACCGGCGCCAAGGCGCTGCAGGCGTTGGCCGAGGGTTTCGAGCCCGACGTGGTGGTGGTGGACTACCGCCTGCGCGACGAAACCGGCCTGGACGTGATCGCGCGCGTGCGGCAACAGCGGCCGGCGCTTCCCGCAGTGATCGTGACCGGCGAGACCGCGCCTTCGCGCTTCCAGGAGTTTTCCACCGCGGTGGCGCGCATCCTGCACAAGCCGCTGGATGGCGACAAGCTCGCGCGCACGCTGCAGGAGGTGGTTCTGGCGTTGGACGAAGACGAAGCGCAGGAGCCGCTGGCGCCAAGGTGA
- a CDS encoding SDR family oxidoreductase: protein MDTTRLFSLAGRTALVTGGSRGIGRMIAEGFLAQGARVYISARKAEACDRTAQELSAFGPCISLPADVSTVEGAHALVQAYARHESTLDILVNNAGAAWGAPYEEFPESGWDKVVDLNLKTPFFLTQALTPMLRSAATDHLAKVINIASIDGISVNPQETYSYAASKAGLIHLTRRMALRLAKERIVVSAIAPGAFASDMNKDARDHGDDVKGRIPAGRIGEPEDMAAAAIYLASRAGDYVMGSTLVVDGGVTHAR, encoded by the coding sequence ATGGACACCACCCGACTCTTTTCTCTTGCCGGCCGCACGGCCCTCGTCACCGGCGGCTCGCGCGGCATCGGCCGCATGATCGCCGAAGGCTTCCTGGCCCAGGGCGCGCGCGTCTACATCTCGGCGCGCAAGGCCGAAGCCTGCGACCGGACGGCGCAGGAGCTCTCCGCCTTCGGCCCCTGCATCTCGCTGCCGGCCGACGTCTCGACCGTCGAAGGCGCGCACGCGCTGGTCCAGGCCTATGCCAGGCACGAAAGCACGCTCGACATCCTGGTCAACAACGCCGGTGCCGCCTGGGGCGCGCCCTACGAAGAGTTCCCCGAAAGCGGCTGGGACAAGGTAGTCGACCTCAATCTCAAGACCCCCTTCTTCCTGACCCAGGCGCTGACGCCGATGCTCAGGAGCGCGGCCACCGATCACCTGGCGAAGGTGATCAACATCGCTTCGATCGATGGCATCTCCGTCAATCCGCAGGAAACGTACTCGTACGCGGCAAGCAAGGCCGGCCTGATCCACCTCACGCGCCGCATGGCGCTGCGCCTGGCGAAGGAGCGCATCGTCGTCAGCGCGATCGCGCCGGGCGCCTTCGCCTCCGACATGAACAAGGACGCGCGCGACCATGGCGACGATGTCAAGGGCCGCATTCCGGCCGGGCGAATCGGCGAACCGGAGGACATGGCGGCAGCCGCGATCTACCTGGCGTCACGTGCGGGCGACTACGTGATGGGCTCGACGCTCGTGGTCGATGGCGGCGTGACGCACGCACGCTGA
- a CDS encoding M48 family metallopeptidase: MRGLLQFTLDLFDAPVTPPVPPPAPPAAVDSAAPPAIPLADAMSPATFIHPRATRELTLGNARVAYEFTRGKRRTIGFIVGAEGLTVRAPRWVALRDVDAAVKEKADWILRKLAETRQRHAKLEATRIEWRDGVSFPFLGEPVVVRLDPHHGFEGVGAMLDAGGGVKARILRLALANNASPAQIKDAAQAWLMRQARRIFIERLDHFAPRLGVSWNKLTLSNASTRWGSARVDGAIRLHWRLVHFRLPVIDYVVAHELAHLRVMDHSARFWETVETVVPDYDDLRQQLKEQPVPKW, translated from the coding sequence ATGCGCGGCTTGCTGCAGTTCACGCTCGACCTGTTCGACGCGCCGGTGACGCCACCGGTGCCTCCGCCGGCCCCACCCGCGGCCGTGGACAGCGCCGCGCCTCCCGCAATCCCCTTGGCCGACGCGATGAGCCCGGCGACCTTCATCCATCCGCGCGCCACGCGCGAGCTCACGCTGGGCAATGCCCGCGTGGCCTACGAGTTCACGCGCGGCAAGCGCCGCACCATCGGCTTCATCGTCGGCGCCGAGGGCCTGACGGTGCGCGCGCCGCGCTGGGTGGCGCTGCGCGATGTCGACGCCGCGGTGAAGGAGAAGGCCGACTGGATCCTGCGCAAGCTCGCCGAGACCCGGCAGCGCCATGCCAAGCTGGAAGCCACACGCATCGAGTGGCGCGACGGCGTGAGCTTTCCGTTCCTCGGCGAACCGGTGGTGGTGCGCCTCGACCCGCACCACGGCTTCGAGGGCGTGGGTGCGATGCTCGACGCGGGCGGGGGCGTCAAGGCGCGCATCCTGCGCCTGGCGCTCGCGAACAACGCCAGCCCGGCCCAGATCAAGGATGCAGCGCAGGCCTGGCTGATGCGCCAGGCTCGGCGCATCTTCATCGAGCGCCTGGACCATTTCGCGCCGCGCCTCGGCGTGTCCTGGAACAAGCTGACGCTGTCGAACGCCTCGACGCGCTGGGGCAGTGCCCGAGTCGACGGCGCGATCCGCCTGCATTGGCGGCTGGTGCACTTCCGGCTTCCGGTGATCGACTACGTGGTCGCCCACGAACTGGCCCATCTGCGGGTGATGGACCACAGCGCGCGCTTCTGGGAGACAGTGGAGACGGTGGTGCCCGACTACGATGACTTGCGGCAGCAACTCAAGGAGCAGCCGGTTCCGAAGTGGTGA